A window from Melitaea cinxia chromosome 5, ilMelCinx1.1, whole genome shotgun sequence encodes these proteins:
- the LOC123653704 gene encoding RING-type E3 ubiquitin-protein ligase PPIL2, whose translation MRKDPHARLKTVSAETKDILQELEREYKAPEAKEVKKEVADKFNAAHYSTGMVAASFTSTAMVPETIHEAAIIGDDEVKYERVKKKGYVRLVTNIGQLNFELYCDVTPKACDNFIKHCISGYYNGTKFHRSIRNFMIQGGDPTGTGLGGESIWKKPFEDEIRPNLHHTGRGVLSMANSGPNTNGSQFFITFRSCKQLDGKHTIFGKLVGGLDTLSAMEQIEVDNKDRPIHDIVIEVAQVFVDPFAEAEEQLALERAEELKKQAVEQEVGVKPKKATAQPLKVFRDGVGKYLNLQEVASTSKQTGTPQVPAKKPKKDSKYNFGSFDSW comes from the exons ATGAGGAAGGACCCACATGCTAGGCTAAAGACAGTATCAGCTGAAACAAAAGACATTTTACAAGAGCTTGAAAGAGAATATAAAGCTCCTGAAGCAAAAGAAGTTAAGAAAGAG gtaGCAGATAAATTCAATGCAGCGCATTATTCTACTGGAATGGTAGCAGCCAGTTTTACGTCGACTGCCATGGTGCCAGAAACTATACATGAGGCTGCTATTATAGGTGATGATGAAGTCAAATATGAGAGggttaaaaaaaaag gatATGTGAGACTAGTAACCAATATTGGAcagttaaattttgaattatattgtGATGTGACACCCAAAGCTTGTGACAATTTCATCAAACATTGTATCAGTGGATACTACAATGGTACCAAGTTTCACAGGTCGATAAGAAACTTCATG ATTCAAGGTGGCGATCCCACAGGGACTGGATTAGGTGGAGAATCAATATGGAAAAAACCATTTGAAGATGAGATAAGGCCAAATTTACATCACACTGGTCGTGGTGTACTGTCTATGGCTAATTCTGGACCTAACACTAATGGATCACAGTT tttcatCACATTTCGCTCGTGTAAACAATTAGATGGCAAACATACAATATTTGGAAAATTAGTCGGTGGCCTCGATACTTTAAGTGCAATGGAGCAGATTGAAGTAGATAATAAAGACAGACCCATACACGATATTGTCATAGAGGTAGCCCAGGTGTTCGTTGATCCATTTGCTGAAGCTGAGGAACAA cttGCACTGGAAAGAGCGGAAGAATTAAAGAAACAGGCAGTAGAACAGGAAGTCGGGGTGAAACCTAAGAAAGCGACAGCACAACCGCTAAAAGTATTTAGAGATGGAGTTGGGAAATATCTTAATTTACAAGAAGTAGCGTCGACAAGCAAACAGACAGGGACTCCACAAGTACCAGCAAAAAAACCCAAAAAGGATTCAAAATATAACTTTGGATCATTTGATTCGTGGTAG
- the LOC123653705 gene encoding protein lin-7 homolog C, translated as MSNTGEQLTLAKDIKRAIELLEKLQQSGEVPATKLAALQKVLQSDFLNAVREVYEHVYETVDIQGSADIRASATAKATVAAFAAAEGHAHPRVVELPKTEEGLGFNVMGGKEQNSPIYISRIIPGGVADRHGGLKRGDQLLSVNGVSVEGENHEKAVELLKQAVGSVKLVVRYTPKVLEEMEMRFDKQRTVRRRQNYN; from the coding sequence ATGAGTAATACAGGGGAGCAACTAACTTTAGCGAAAGACATCAAAAGAGCCATAGAACTGTTGGAAAAACTTCAACAAAGTGGCGAAGTACCAGCTACGAAATTAGCAGCATTACAGAAAGTGTTACAAAGTGATTTCTTAAATGCTGTTAGAGAAGTCTATGAGCATGTGTATGAAACAGTAGATATTCAGGGATCCGCTGATATTCGGGCGTCAGCAACAGCCAAGGCGACGGTGGCAGCCTTCGCCGCAGCAGAAGGCCACGCTCATCCTCGTGTTGTTGAGTTGCCTAAAACGGAAGAGGGACTCGGTTTCAACGTAATGGGTGGGAAAGAACAAAACTCTCCTATATACATTTCAAGAATTATACCAGGAGGTGTTGCAGATCGCCACGGTGGCTTGAAGAGGGGTGACCAGTTACTCTCTGTCAACGGTGTGTCAGTAGAGGGGGAGAATCATGAGAAAGCTGTTGAGTTACTGAAACAAGCTGTTGGATCTGTAAAACTTGTGGTCCGCTACACACCAAAGGTACTAGAAGAAATGGAAATGAGGTTTGACAAACAGAGAACTGTTCGTCGGCGTCAAAACTATAATTAA